Proteins encoded by one window of Maridesulfovibrio bastinii DSM 16055:
- a CDS encoding MogA/MoaB family molybdenum cofactor biosynthesis protein, with translation MVKVRFPADLNYEIGGRVIIRCDGADKTAADSVIVEQPCVNLKAGECFIRDGVCFLKILSSGFNPGKPSSFYWVAEVVSSLPLGMSIDVDIAKSGLSVAWVTLSDKGSRGEREDKAGPLIGDMLDSTFDTSVVHGFILPDDYNMLRALITRLALTESYDLIITTGGTGVGPRDVSPDATLAVIDKRLPGFERAVTAASLEKTPHAMISRAVAGVLGESIIINLPGSPKAVREGLEAVIPALKHAVEKLRGDQSDCGQLL, from the coding sequence ATGGTAAAAGTACGTTTTCCAGCTGATCTTAATTATGAAATAGGCGGCAGGGTTATTATCCGGTGTGATGGAGCGGATAAGACAGCTGCTGATTCTGTCATTGTGGAACAGCCCTGTGTAAATCTCAAGGCAGGCGAATGTTTCATCCGTGACGGAGTATGCTTCCTAAAAATTTTATCTTCAGGGTTTAATCCCGGTAAGCCTTCTTCATTTTATTGGGTGGCGGAAGTTGTCAGCAGTCTTCCACTTGGCATGAGCATTGATGTTGATATTGCAAAATCAGGACTCAGTGTAGCGTGGGTAACTTTAAGTGATAAAGGCTCACGCGGTGAACGTGAGGATAAAGCCGGACCGCTGATAGGTGATATGCTTGATTCGACTTTTGATACCTCGGTTGTTCATGGATTTATACTTCCTGATGACTACAATATGTTGCGGGCGCTGATAACACGTCTGGCCCTTACTGAAAGTTATGATCTGATCATTACAACCGGCGGAACAGGAGTCGGCCCGAGAGATGTTTCACCGGATGCGACTCTTGCTGTTATAGATAAGCGGCTGCCGGGTTTTGAAAGGGCTGTGACTGCTGCAAGTCTTGAAAAAACTCCGCATGCGATGATTTCCCGTGCAGTTGCCGGGGTACTGGGAGAAAGTATAATAATCAATTTACCGGGCAGTCCTAAAGCAGTGCGTGAAGGGCTTGAAGCTGTTATCCCGGCTCTTAAGCATGCTGTTGAAAAATTACGCGGGGATCAGTCTGATTGTGGGCAGCTTTTGTAA
- a CDS encoding DUF1614 domain-containing protein has product MRGPLFSLPSAMFLGIIFFVLILFLFIFVQVGIVTVAFAKLGLTPFQVFALLIATLLGSGINIPVYRSEMLVRNFSSRNYFFRRRDLLGAGIEEPELVHQVVAVNFGGCIIPVVLSLSLLSKVGFNPGMVLCLIIVSLVCYKLSRPVSGVGIAIPVLIPPLVTAIAALIFVPSAISAHTAYIAGSLGTLIGADLMHLASPSSRGMIDAPVVSIGGAGTFDGIFITGILAVLLA; this is encoded by the coding sequence ATGCGAGGACCTTTATTCAGTCTGCCTTCTGCAATGTTTCTGGGCATAATATTTTTTGTCCTGATATTATTTCTTTTTATCTTTGTACAGGTAGGTATAGTTACCGTTGCTTTTGCCAAGCTTGGATTGACCCCGTTTCAGGTTTTTGCATTGCTGATAGCAACGCTTTTGGGCAGTGGTATCAATATACCAGTATACCGCTCAGAGATGCTTGTACGCAATTTCAGTTCACGTAATTATTTTTTCAGACGCAGAGACCTTCTGGGTGCGGGTATAGAAGAGCCTGAACTCGTGCATCAGGTGGTAGCGGTTAATTTTGGAGGATGTATAATCCCGGTAGTGCTTTCTCTCTCTCTGCTTTCCAAAGTTGGATTTAATCCGGGAATGGTGCTTTGTCTTATTATTGTAAGTTTGGTCTGCTATAAATTATCAAGACCAGTATCCGGTGTGGGAATAGCTATTCCGGTGCTTATTCCACCATTGGTTACAGCTATTGCCGCTTTAATTTTTGTACCGTCAGCCATATCAGCCCATACCGCATATATTGCGGGCAGCCTCGGTACTCTTATCGGAGCGGACCTTATGCATCTGGCTTCCCCTTCGTCCCGCGGAATGATTGATGCCCCAGTGGTTTCAATCGGTGGAGCAGGGACTTTTGACGGAATTTTTATTACAGGAATACTTGCTGTTTTGCTGGCCTGA